One window of Trifolium pratense cultivar HEN17-A07 linkage group LG5, ARS_RC_1.1, whole genome shotgun sequence genomic DNA carries:
- the LOC123886100 gene encoding uncharacterized protein LOC123886100, giving the protein MLRTQINGFRQKDNESLFEAWERYKEMIRTCPHHGLEEWLIIHTFYNGLLYNTRLTIDAAVGGALMDKAYNEAYQLIESMAQNHYQWGSERTPIEKPQMKGGMHEISGLDHVNAKIDALTQKIESLTTAPKAIVAATTQNCELCETQGHTIAECQLLTEAPTDQVNYTQGNSYNQNQRNYLYLSYKRNNALYAPGQASSAPPGFQNAAYSTPRKSNLELLLENFITTQAQTNLQTSEQIKQITSKLDVLTTHNRMLKTQIAQVAQQQASTSALAGTFPG; this is encoded by the coding sequence ATGCTAAGAACCCAAATCAATGGGTTTAGACAAAAGGACAACGAGTCTCTTTTCGAGGCATGGGAAAGATACAAGGAAATGATTAGAACGTGCCCACATCATGGACTCGAGGAATGGTTAATTATCCACACCTTTTACAATGGTCTCTTGTACAACACAAGATTGACCATAGACGCCGCAGTTGGTGGCGCACTTATGGATAAAGCTTATAATGAAGCTTATCAGCTTAtcgaaagcatggctcaaaatcACTATCAATGGGGAAGCGAGAGGACACCGATAGAGAAACCTCAAATGAAAGGTGGAATGCATGAAATTAGCGGTCTAGATCATGTCAATGCTAAAATAGATGCCCTAACTCAAAAGATTGAGAGTCTGACCACCGCACCTAAGGCCATCGTGGCCGCAACAACACAAAATTGTGAGTTGTGCGAAACCCAAGGACATACTATTGCTGAGTGCCAACTTCTAACCGAAGCTCCCACCGATCAAGTGAATTACACTCAAGGAAACTCTTATAACCAAAACCAGAGGAACTATCTGTACCTCTCGTACAAAAGAAACAACGCTTTATACGCACCTGGCCAAGCTTCTTCTGCACCACCAGGATTCCAAAATGCTGCCTATTCTACTCCTAGGAAGTCTAACCTTGAACTTTTATTGGAAAACTTCATAACTACCCAAGCTCAAACCAACCTTCAAACTAGTGAGCAAATTAAGCAAATAACAAGCAAGCTAGATGTCTTGACCACCCACAATAGAATGTTAAAAACACAAATCGCTCAAGTAGCCCAACAACAAGCATCTACCTCTGCTCTTGCGGGCACATTTCCCGGATAG
- the LOC123884993 gene encoding auxin-binding protein ABP19b-like encodes MIPTIFFFFFIFALLSVSHASLVVDFCVADYTAPNGPTGYSCKSPKDVTVDDFVYHGLNTSGKTTIFNSSAAFGFDTQFPGLNGLGITTGRLDFGVGGVIPLHTHPRASELIVVIKGTILAGFVSTDNVAYIKTLHKYDVMVFPQGLLHFQINVGDSNALAFVSLGSANPGIQTLDSALFQSNISTSIITATTLLDADTVEKLKDVFGGSGLNYMLLSMKV; translated from the coding sequence ATGATTCCAActatattcttcttcttcttcatttttgCTCTTCTTTCTGTTTCTCATGCATCATTAGTAGTAGATTTCTGCGTAGCAGATTACACTGCACCAAACGGCCCAACCGGATATTCTTGCAAATCACCAAAAGATGTAACCGTGGACGACTTTGTCTACCACGGCCTAAACACAAGTGGAAAAACCACTATTTTCAATTCCTCTGCTGCCTTTGGATTCGACACGCAATTTCCGGGTTTGAATGGACTAGGAATTACGACCGGACGTTTAGATTTTGGTGTAGGCGGAGTTATTCCGCTTCACACACATCCCCGTGCATCAGAACTGATTGTTGTTATTAAAGGAACAATCCTTGCTGGTTTTGTTTCAACTGACAATGTTGCTTACATTAAAACTCTTCACAAATATGATGTTATGGTTTTTCCACAAGGTTTGTTGCATTTTCAAATTAATGTTGGTGATTCAAATGCACTTGCTTTTGTTAGCTTAGGTAGTGCTAATCCCGGCATACAAACATTGGATTCGGCTTTGTTTCAAAGCAACATTTCGACTTCGATAATCACTGCAACTACTTTACTTGATGCTGATACCGTGGAAAAGCTTAAGGATGTTTTTGGAGGGAGTGGTTTAAACTATATGTTGTTGTCCATGAAAGTGTGA